One Colius striatus isolate bColStr4 chromosome 7, bColStr4.1.hap1, whole genome shotgun sequence DNA segment encodes these proteins:
- the EIF3M gene encoding eukaryotic translation initiation factor 3 subunit M has translation MSVPAFIDITEEDQAAELRAYLKSKGAEISEENAEGGLHVDLAQIIEVCDVCLKEDDKDVESVMNSVVSLLLILEPEKQEALIENLCEKLVKFREGERPSLRLQLLSNLFHGMDKNTPVRYTVYCSLLKVASSCGAIQYIPTELDQVRKWISDWNLGTEKKHTLLRLLYDVLVDCKKSDTAAKVMVELLGSYTEDNASQARVDAHRCIVRALKDPNTFLFDHLLALKPVKFLEGELIHDLLTIFVSAKLASYVKFYQNNKDFIDSLGLLHEHNMAKMRLLTFMGMAVENKEISFDTMQQELQIGADDVEAFVIDAVKTKMVYCKIDQTQRKVVVSHSTHRTFGKQQWQQLYDTLNTWKQNLNQVKNSLLSLSDT, from the exons ATGAGCGTCCCGGCTTTTATCGACATCACGGAGGAGGATCAG gctgCAGAACTTCGAGCTTACCTGAAATCCAAAGGAGCAGAAATCTCTGAAGAGAATGCTGAAGGTGGACTTCATGTGGACTTGGCACAGATTATTGAAGTTTGTGATGTGTGCCTGAAAGAGGATGACAAAG ATGTCGAGAGTGTGATGAACAGTGTAGTCTCTTTGCTTCTTATCCTGGAACCTGAAAAACAAGAAGCACTGATTGAAAACCTGTGTGAGAAGTTAGTAAAATTTCGGGAAGGAGAGCGCCCGTCTCTTAGATTGCAGCT ACTGAGCAATCTCTTCCATGGTATGGATAAGAACACTCCTGTGAGATACACAGTCTACTGCAGCCTTCTTAAAGTGGCTTCATCATGTGGTGCCATCCAGTACATTCCAACTGAACTAGATCAG GTCCGAAAATGGATTTCTGACTGGAATCTTGGCACAGAGAAAAAGCATACTCTTCTGAGACTGCTGTATGATGTCCTAGTAGACTgcaaaaaaag tGACACTGCAGCAAAAGTAATGGTGGAGCTACTGGGAAGTTACACAGAGGACAATGCTTCCCAGGCTAGAGTAGATGCTCACAG ATGTATTGTACGAGCATTGAAGGACCCAAATACCTTTCTCTTTGATCATCTTCTAGCCTTAAAACCAGTTAAATTTTTGGAAGGAGAACTTATTCATGAT CTTTTGACAATTTTTGTAAGTGCTAAACTAGCATCCTATGTCAAGTTTTATCAGAACAACAAAGACTTCATTGACTCCCTGG GCTTGTTGCACGAACATAATATGGCAAAAATGAGGCTACTTACCTTCATGGGAATGGCTGTAGAGAATAAAGAAATATCATTTGACACAATGCAACAGGAACTTCAGATTGGAGCTGATGATGTAGAAGCATTTGTTATTGATG CTGTAAAGACAAAGATGGTATACTGCAAAATAGATCAGACACAGAGGAAAGTAGTTGTCAG TCACAGCACACATCGGACTTTTggaaagcagcagtggcagcagttgTATGACACTCTAAACACCTGGAAACAAAATTTGAATCAAGTGAAAAACAGTCTCCTCAGTCTCTCGGACacctaa